TGAACCGACGTGAATCCCGTTCTGCCACCTTGCGTGCCACCAAGGCAGGACTAGATCCGGTAATGGCGTTCGATACCTGGAACGCGCTCGACGATCTGCACTACGACCGCACCCTGCTCGGGGACCTGACGTCGCTGCGGTTTCTCGACAACCAACAGTCCGCGATCATTCTGGGTCCAGTTGGAGTGGGCAAGACGCATCTAGCAACAGCACTGGGGCACATGGCAATCCGCCGTCGACACAGTGTCCTGTTCGCACGGTCCGACAAGCTGTTCACGCGATTACGAGCGGCCAGATTGGACAACACTGTCGAGGCGGAGATTCGCCGGCTGACCGCGATCGACGTGCTCATCATCGATGACTTCGCGCTACGGCCGCTCGATGCTACCGAGACCAACGACTTCTACGAACTGGTCGTCGAGAGGCACAAAAAGAAGACCACGATTGTCACTTCGAACAGAGAGCCATCGGAGTGGCTGACGATGACCGCCGACACCCTACTCGCCCAATCAGCGATCGACCGACTGACCTCCAACGCCCACACCCTCGTCGTCGAAGGACCCTCCTACCGACAACGCACCCGACCCGGAACAGTTGACGCCGACACCGACAGCACGCATCCTCAATAACGCGCCACGGTGGTCCCTACCCTCTGGCAACCAGGTGGT
The genomic region above belongs to Gordonia hongkongensis and contains:
- the istB gene encoding IS21-like element helper ATPase IstB, with product MNAATRNNATEPVGADMIRLLKALKLGALADTLPERAALARQHKLSHLGFLEVLLADEVNRRESRSATLRATKAGLDPVMAFDTWNALDDLHYDRTLLGDLTSLRFLDNQQSAIILGPVGVGKTHLATALGHMAIRRRHSVLFARSDKLFTRLRAARLDNTVEAEIRRLTAIDVLIIDDFALRPLDATETNDFYELVVERHKKKTTIVTSNREPSEWLTMTADTLLAQSAIDRLTSNAHTLVVEGPSYRQRTRPGTVDADTDSTHPQ